In Ensifer canadensis, a genomic segment contains:
- a CDS encoding alpha/beta fold hydrolase: protein MVLAALFIVALTLAGIAYSQRSARNISARFPNTGELIDIGGFRMNSVHLPATSEADLVPLVFIHGASGNLLDQMHAFAPAFEGRAEMLFVDRPGHGYSERGGRANDRPDGQADAIAKLMDMRGMPRAIIVGHSFGGAIAASFALRHPERTTGLILLAPATHPWPGGIDWYYRLTALPYVGWLFAHTLAAPIGLRRIDSGTRSVFSPNPRPADYIDKTAPHLVLRPLAFRNNAVDVANLHAYVTEVAPRYQEIAAPTIIVSGDSDDIVLADIHSRSLARDIAGSELLWIGNLGHKPDYVVTDVVVAAVEKLVGKPGDLRAAVKLAEERLTDGKAH from the coding sequence ATGGTTCTAGCCGCCCTGTTCATCGTTGCCCTCACCCTCGCAGGCATCGCCTACAGCCAGCGTAGCGCACGAAACATCAGCGCGCGGTTCCCGAATACGGGCGAGCTGATCGACATCGGCGGCTTCCGCATGAACAGCGTCCACCTGCCGGCGACTTCGGAGGCTGACCTGGTCCCGCTCGTCTTCATTCACGGTGCGAGCGGCAACCTGCTCGATCAGATGCATGCCTTTGCTCCGGCCTTCGAGGGCCGCGCGGAGATGCTTTTCGTCGACCGGCCGGGCCACGGCTACTCCGAGCGCGGCGGGCGGGCGAATGATCGCCCCGATGGCCAGGCGGATGCGATCGCAAAGCTGATGGACATGCGAGGCATGCCTCGGGCGATCATCGTCGGCCACTCCTTCGGCGGGGCGATCGCCGCGAGCTTTGCCCTTCGCCATCCGGAAAGGACGACAGGCCTTATCCTGCTGGCGCCCGCGACCCATCCCTGGCCGGGCGGCATCGACTGGTACTACCGGCTGACGGCACTGCCCTATGTCGGCTGGCTGTTTGCCCATACGCTGGCTGCGCCGATCGGCCTCCGGCGGATCGATAGTGGCACGCGGTCGGTCTTTTCGCCCAATCCGCGACCCGCCGACTACATCGACAAGACGGCGCCGCACCTCGTGCTGCGCCCCCTCGCCTTCCGCAACAACGCCGTCGATGTCGCCAATCTGCACGCCTACGTCACCGAGGTCGCCCCACGATATCAGGAGATCGCCGCACCCACGATCATCGTCAGCGGCGACAGCGACGACATCGTGCTGGCCGATATTCACTCGCGCAGCCTGGCGCGCGACATTGCCGGATCGGAACTGCTGTGGATCGGCAACCTCGGCCACAAGCCCGATTATGTCGTCACCGACGTGGTTGTCGCCGCAGTGGAGAAACTGGTGGGCAAACCCGGCGATCTCCGCGCAGCGGTGAAGCTCGCCGAAGAGAGGCTCACCGACGGCAAGGCGCATTGA
- a CDS encoding substrate binding domain-containing protein has translation MRLDIDLTDMLVDLAHSGVDVALRIARAPSASLIAREIAPVRMIVCASPDYLARSGTPQQPSDLGGHETFSYSYLSLGDSWMFSDVEGRETQVRIDPVVHATNGDLLRALALAGGGVIVQPDFIVGDDIASGRLVPLLESWHMSALNLYAVYLSRRHLSPEVRVFIDYLVETLGRSTAQASDRLR, from the coding sequence TTGCGTCTCGACATCGATTTGACCGACATGCTCGTCGATCTCGCCCATTCCGGTGTCGATGTCGCCTTGCGCATTGCCCGCGCGCCCAGCGCCAGCCTTATCGCGCGTGAAATCGCACCGGTGCGGATGATCGTTTGTGCTTCGCCAGATTACCTCGCTCGCAGCGGCACGCCGCAGCAACCGTCCGATCTCGGCGGCCATGAAACGTTTAGCTATTCCTATCTCTCGCTCGGGGATAGCTGGATGTTTTCCGATGTCGAGGGGCGCGAGACGCAGGTTCGGATTGATCCGGTCGTGCATGCCACCAATGGCGATCTGCTGCGCGCGCTGGCACTCGCCGGCGGCGGGGTCATCGTACAGCCGGACTTCATCGTCGGAGACGATATCGCCTCCGGTCGGTTGGTCCCCTTGCTGGAAAGCTGGCATATGAGCGCGCTCAACCTCTATGCCGTCTACCTCAGCCGACGTCACCTTTCGCCCGAGGTTCGCGTGTTCATCGATTATCTCGTCGAGACGCTGGGAAGGTCGACGGCTCAGGCCTCGGATCGGTTGAGATAA
- the pyk gene encoding pyruvate kinase: MKRNRKVKILATLGPASADEQMIQKLHEAGADLFRINMSHASHDVMRTLVQRIRAVEARCGRPIGILGDLQGPKLRVGKFAEGKVDLKVGQTFTLDNKDEPGDSTRVFLPHPEILEAVKPGHRLLIDDGKLHLRAEKTDGKSIVTTVVAGTKISDRKGVSLPDTLLAVGVLTDKDRSDLDAILATGEFDWVALSFVQRPEDLAEVRKIARGRVGLMSKIEKPQALERIDEIIELSDALMVARGDLGVEMPLESVPGLQKQLTRACRRAGKPVVVATQMLESMISAPVPTRAEVSDVATAVFEGADAIMLSAESASGEYPVEAVSTMASIASSVERDPHYSSIIYAQRTPPEATGADAISLAAHQIAETLRLSSIVCYTSSGTTGLRAARERPQVPIIALSPIVQTARRLSVVWGLHCVVTEDATDLDDMVNRACRIVAHEGFGKPGERVIISAGVPLGTPGATNMLRIAYIGSDGLSGI, translated from the coding sequence ATGAAGCGGAACAGAAAAGTCAAAATCCTCGCCACGCTCGGACCGGCGTCGGCCGACGAGCAGATGATCCAGAAGCTGCACGAGGCGGGGGCTGATCTGTTCCGTATCAACATGAGCCACGCAAGCCACGACGTGATGCGCACGCTGGTGCAGCGCATCCGCGCGGTCGAAGCGCGCTGTGGCCGCCCGATCGGCATTCTCGGCGACCTGCAGGGTCCGAAGCTGCGCGTCGGCAAGTTTGCCGAAGGCAAGGTCGACCTCAAGGTCGGTCAGACCTTTACCCTCGACAACAAGGACGAGCCTGGCGACAGCACCCGCGTGTTTCTGCCCCATCCGGAAATCCTCGAAGCGGTCAAGCCTGGCCATCGCCTGCTGATCGATGACGGCAAATTGCACCTGCGCGCCGAAAAGACCGACGGCAAGAGCATCGTCACAACGGTTGTTGCCGGCACGAAGATTTCCGACCGCAAGGGCGTCAGCCTGCCCGACACGCTGCTGGCCGTCGGCGTCCTGACCGACAAGGACCGCTCGGACCTCGATGCGATTCTGGCAACCGGAGAGTTCGACTGGGTGGCGCTGTCCTTCGTCCAGCGTCCCGAGGACCTGGCCGAGGTTCGCAAGATCGCCCGCGGCCGCGTCGGTCTGATGTCCAAGATCGAGAAGCCGCAGGCGCTCGAGCGCATCGACGAGATCATCGAGCTCTCCGACGCGCTGATGGTTGCACGCGGCGACCTTGGCGTCGAAATGCCGCTCGAATCTGTGCCTGGCCTGCAGAAGCAGCTGACGCGCGCCTGTCGCCGCGCCGGCAAACCGGTGGTCGTGGCCACGCAGATGCTGGAATCGATGATCTCCGCGCCGGTGCCGACGCGCGCTGAAGTCTCCGACGTTGCGACTGCCGTCTTCGAAGGCGCCGACGCCATCATGCTGTCGGCTGAATCCGCCTCCGGCGAGTATCCGGTGGAAGCCGTCTCGACCATGGCGTCGATCGCCAGCAGCGTCGAGCGCGACCCGCACTATTCCAGCATCATCTACGCGCAGCGCACGCCGCCCGAGGCGACCGGTGCCGACGCGATTTCGCTGGCCGCCCACCAGATCGCCGAGACGCTGCGGTTGTCTTCAATCGTCTGCTACACCTCGTCCGGCACAACGGGCCTTCGCGCCGCGCGCGAGCGCCCGCAGGTTCCGATCATCGCGCTGTCGCCGATCGTCCAGACGGCTCGCCGGCTTTCGGTCGTCTGGGGCCTGCATTGCGTCGTCACCGAGGATGCGACCGATCTCGACGACATGGTCAACCGTGCCTGCCGCATCGTTGCTCATGAGGGTTTCGGCAAGCCCGGCGAACGCGTCATCATCTCGGCCGGTGTGCCGCTCGGCACGCCCGGCGCCACCAACATGCTGCGCATCGCCTATATCGGCTCGGACGGCCTGAGCGGTATCTGA
- a CDS encoding DUF1036 domain-containing protein, protein MSRYPFSKAKPGLSTLGGILLFSLAISGSFLFAGEARADFRVCNGTQNLVGVAIGYRAKEGWVTEGWWQVPATTCATLIEGELESRYYYLYAEDAARGGRWTGDVNMCVAENEFKVSGVQDCFARGFQRMGFKEYDTGRQGSWMVQLSDTPGTQESQN, encoded by the coding sequence GTGTCCAGATATCCATTTTCCAAAGCGAAGCCGGGGCTGTCGACATTGGGGGGGATCCTCCTGTTTTCCCTGGCTATTTCAGGCTCATTTCTATTTGCCGGTGAGGCTCGCGCCGATTTTCGCGTCTGCAATGGCACGCAAAATCTGGTCGGCGTGGCGATCGGTTACCGCGCCAAGGAAGGCTGGGTAACCGAGGGGTGGTGGCAGGTTCCCGCGACCACATGTGCGACCCTGATCGAGGGCGAGCTCGAATCGCGATACTATTATCTCTACGCTGAAGACGCGGCCCGGGGTGGCCGTTGGACCGGCGACGTCAACATGTGCGTCGCCGAAAACGAATTCAAGGTTTCGGGCGTGCAGGACTGCTTTGCCCGCGGCTTCCAGCGGATGGGATTCAAGGAATATGACACGGGGCGGCAGGGAAGCTGGATGGTTCAGCTCTCCGATACGCCCGGCACGCAGGAAAGCCAGAATTGA
- a CDS encoding N-formylglutamate amidohydrolase translates to MQHYSPYEIIEANPTTGLVLLADHAMNRLPEEYGSLGLPAAAFQRHIAYDIGVEHLVRRLSAALDAPAVLGCFSRLLIDPNRGEDDPTLIMKISDGAIIPGNHPISEEEWDNRLNRFHRPYHRAVAETLERSALATGSAPLVISIHSFTPAWKGAVRPWHAAVLWDNDARAVLPLIEKLEASGDIVVGNNEPYDGALRGDTMFRHCMAPGIPHALIEIRQDLIADEAGIAAWADRLAPILADLNTRPDLHRYERHPSRTGAYDI, encoded by the coding sequence ATGCAGCACTATTCGCCCTATGAGATTATCGAAGCCAACCCCACAACCGGCCTCGTACTACTCGCCGACCACGCCATGAACCGCCTACCGGAAGAATATGGCAGCCTCGGCCTGCCGGCAGCCGCGTTTCAACGTCACATCGCCTATGACATCGGCGTCGAACATCTCGTCCGCCGGCTCTCGGCCGCACTCGACGCACCGGCAGTTCTAGGGTGCTTCTCGCGACTTTTGATCGACCCCAATCGCGGCGAGGACGATCCGACCCTGATCATGAAGATTTCCGACGGCGCGATCATTCCGGGAAACCACCCGATCAGCGAGGAGGAATGGGACAACCGGCTGAACCGTTTCCATCGGCCCTATCACCGCGCAGTCGCCGAGACACTGGAGCGCAGTGCCTTGGCCACGGGCAGCGCCCCGCTGGTCATCTCAATCCATTCCTTTACGCCCGCCTGGAAGGGTGCCGTCCGTCCGTGGCACGCGGCCGTGCTCTGGGACAACGACGCGCGCGCGGTGCTGCCGCTGATCGAAAAGCTCGAAGCATCGGGCGATATCGTCGTCGGCAACAACGAGCCCTATGACGGAGCGCTGCGCGGGGATACGATGTTCCGGCACTGCATGGCACCGGGCATTCCCCATGCCCTGATCGAGATCAGGCAGGATCTGATCGCAGACGAGGCGGGCATTGCCGCATGGGCCGATCGGCTCGCCCCGATCCTTGCCGATCTCAATACCCGGCCCGACCTGCATCGCTACGAACGGCACCCGTCGCGCACCGGCGCCTACGACATTTGA
- a CDS encoding DUF1244 domain-containing protein, with amino-acid sequence MTELTPDQQTAFEAAAFRRLVAHLRERSDVQNIDLMNLAGFCRNCLSNWYRDAANEAGVTLDKEQSREIVYGMPYEEWRALHQREASSEQKAAFETNRPKE; translated from the coding sequence ATGACCGAGCTCACCCCGGACCAGCAGACCGCCTTCGAAGCCGCCGCCTTCCGGCGTCTGGTCGCGCACTTGCGCGAGCGCAGCGACGTGCAGAACATCGACCTGATGAACCTTGCCGGCTTCTGCCGCAACTGCCTGTCCAACTGGTATCGGGACGCAGCCAACGAGGCCGGCGTGACACTCGACAAGGAGCAATCCCGCGAGATCGTCTACGGCATGCCCTATGAGGAATGGCGGGCGCTGCATCAGAGGGAAGCCTCGAGCGAGCAGAAAGCCGCCTTCGAAACCAACCGCCCCAAGGAATAA
- a CDS encoding DUF2312 domain-containing protein: MSDAHGVARDQLRAFIERIERLEEEKKTIADDIKDVYGEAKSTGFDAKILRKVISIRKQDADERMEQEAILDTYLQALGMIPAAAEEE, encoded by the coding sequence ATGTCAGATGCACACGGCGTCGCACGCGACCAACTCCGCGCTTTCATCGAACGGATCGAGCGCCTGGAAGAAGAAAAGAAGACCATCGCCGACGACATCAAGGACGTCTACGGCGAAGCCAAGTCCACCGGCTTCGATGCCAAGATCCTGCGGAAGGTCATCTCCATTCGCAAGCAGGACGCCGATGAGCGCATGGAACAGGAAGCGATCCTCGACACCTACCTGCAGGCGCTCGGCATGATCCCGGCCGCGGCTGAAGAAGAATAA
- a CDS encoding DUF882 domain-containing protein encodes MPNLFSFKKPLGSLASRLCSAMTRKVPQVLTSIALAVSLVTPGMAPPVEAAGQTRTLKLYFIHTQEKAQITFKRNGRYDPKGLQQINRFLRDWRRNEPTKMDPRLLDLVWEVYTKSGSRDYIHVVSAYRSPATNGMLRSRSKGVAKKSQHMLGKAMDFYIPDVKLKTVREIGMKFQVGGVGYYPTSGSPFVHMDVGGVRAWPRMTRNELARLFPDGKTMHVPSDGKPLPGYNQAVADYKRRVGASAIEVAGGGAKGAGDAEGGKRRGNLFAMLFGGGGDEDEEPSAIAAGPGDEEATPAKVQTASAPAAQEALPGVAGSVAAETTTAETTTAETTTAETTTADQNINAPVPAVRPAFKDAPENGGVAVALVAPQKNAAQDALAAALPQTPEMPSEFADLTSVKVPVPQMLDRGGVNAAAGETLVASVDPLATDMQALGFVPVPAMRPAGDAALAAVADAKVAVPAFAERPVLASAEPPRDTTAQASTRVALAAPTQAEREPVAQPVEMAAYAPQASTNGRANAFDGAFDTQAEAPAKGGRPKKHDADAATRSSVRTEPKLTQKIISEWALSAGRVATLSKPVKAPRFVSKTLRTAPTTVYAAGFNSTAGTTVDTARFSGNAVNFMEVKKFSTN; translated from the coding sequence ATGCCAAATTTGTTCAGTTTTAAGAAGCCTCTCGGCTCCTTAGCTAGCAGACTCTGCTCGGCGATGACCCGTAAGGTGCCGCAGGTTCTGACATCCATCGCCCTTGCGGTGTCTCTGGTTACGCCTGGCATGGCACCTCCCGTCGAGGCCGCCGGCCAGACGCGTACGCTGAAGCTCTATTTCATCCACACGCAGGAAAAGGCGCAGATCACCTTCAAGCGCAACGGCCGCTATGACCCGAAGGGCCTGCAGCAGATCAACCGGTTCCTGCGCGACTGGCGTCGCAACGAGCCGACCAAGATGGATCCGCGCCTGCTCGACCTCGTGTGGGAAGTCTACACCAAGAGTGGCTCGCGCGATTATATCCACGTCGTTTCGGCCTATCGTTCGCCGGCCACCAACGGCATGCTGCGTTCGCGCTCCAAGGGCGTTGCCAAGAAGAGCCAGCACATGCTCGGCAAGGCGATGGACTTCTACATTCCCGACGTGAAGCTGAAGACGGTGCGCGAAATCGGCATGAAATTCCAGGTCGGTGGCGTCGGCTACTACCCGACCTCAGGCTCTCCGTTCGTTCACATGGATGTCGGCGGCGTTCGCGCCTGGCCGCGCATGACCCGCAACGAACTGGCCCGTCTCTTCCCCGACGGCAAGACCATGCACGTTCCGTCCGACGGCAAGCCGCTGCCGGGCTATAACCAGGCTGTTGCCGACTACAAGCGTCGCGTCGGCGCCTCGGCGATCGAAGTTGCCGGTGGTGGCGCCAAGGGTGCGGGCGATGCCGAGGGCGGCAAGCGCCGCGGTAACCTGTTCGCCATGCTCTTTGGCGGTGGCGGCGACGAGGATGAAGAACCCTCGGCAATCGCGGCCGGCCCCGGCGATGAAGAAGCCACTCCGGCAAAGGTCCAGACGGCGTCGGCACCTGCCGCCCAGGAAGCACTTCCGGGTGTTGCCGGTTCGGTCGCAGCCGAGACCACCACAGCCGAGACCACCACAGCCGAGACCACCACAGCCGAGACCACCACAGCCGATCAGAACATCAATGCACCGGTTCCGGCCGTTCGTCCGGCCTTCAAGGATGCGCCTGAAAATGGCGGCGTAGCCGTGGCCCTGGTCGCGCCGCAGAAGAACGCGGCCCAGGACGCGCTTGCTGCCGCCCTGCCGCAGACGCCGGAAATGCCGAGCGAATTTGCCGATCTGACCTCGGTCAAGGTGCCGGTCCCGCAGATGCTCGATCGGGGTGGCGTGAACGCTGCTGCCGGCGAGACCCTTGTGGCATCGGTCGATCCGCTGGCAACGGACATGCAGGCACTTGGCTTCGTGCCGGTGCCGGCCATGCGCCCGGCGGGTGATGCGGCTCTTGCCGCTGTCGCGGATGCCAAGGTTGCCGTGCCTGCCTTTGCAGAGCGCCCGGTTCTGGCTTCGGCCGAGCCGCCGCGTGATACCACGGCCCAGGCATCGACACGCGTCGCGCTTGCCGCGCCGACACAGGCAGAGCGCGAGCCAGTCGCCCAGCCGGTCGAAATGGCCGCCTATGCGCCGCAGGCCTCGACGAATGGCCGCGCCAATGCCTTTGATGGCGCCTTCGACACCCAGGCCGAAGCCCCGGCAAAAGGTGGTCGTCCGAAGAAGCATGATGCCGACGCCGCGACCCGTTCGTCGGTTCGCACCGAGCCGAAGCTGACGCAGAAGATCATCTCCGAATGGGCCCTTTCTGCCGGCCGCGTCGCGACGCTTTCCAAGCCCGTGAAGGCACCGCGCTTCGTCAGCAAGACGCTGCGCACGGCCCCGACGACTGTTTATGCTGCGGGCTTCAACAGCACGGCCGGAACAACGGTCGATACGGCCCGCTTCAGCGGCAACGCCGTCAACTTCATGGAAGTGAAGAAGTTCAGCACCAACTGA
- a CDS encoding M3 family oligoendopeptidase encodes MTFRTFALEKTIVRAATGPAQGAVAELGDLPSWRLEDLYPSATSDAFRSDMKKAEADSIAFEAKWKGKLATAATKAGDEGIGAAVKEFEALEDIMGRIASFAGLTYFSDTSKPENGKLYGDVQSKLTDMSAHLLFFSLELNRIDDAVIDAALTNDSLAAHYKPWLLDLRKDKPYQLDDKLEQLFLEKSMTGPAAFNRLFDETMTSLTFTVDGETMPLEMALNLLQDPSTEVRKKAAMALAETFRANIRTFTLITNTLAKDKEISDRWRGFEDIADSRHLANRVEREVVDALAEAVKSAYPRLSHRYYAMKAKWLGMEQMEFWDRNAPLPETPNALISWNQAKDTVLSAYHAFAPEMAAIARRFFDDRWIDAPVRPGKAPGAFAHPTVPSAHPYVLVNYMGKPRDVMTLAHELGHGVHQVLAGEQGALMASTPLTLAETASVFGEMLTFRALLDQTKDKRERKAMLAQKVEDMINTVVRQIAFYEFERKLHMARKEGELTAEDIGNLWLSVQAESLGPAIRISEGYETYWAYIPHFIHSPFYVYAYAFGDCLVNSLYAVYQNAEKGFQAKYFELLKAGGTKHHSELLAPFGLDATDPSFWAQGLSMIEGLIDELEALDKA; translated from the coding sequence ATGACCTTCCGCACCTTCGCCCTCGAGAAAACCATCGTCCGTGCCGCCACCGGCCCCGCCCAAGGAGCTGTGGCCGAGCTCGGCGATCTGCCCTCCTGGCGGCTGGAGGATCTCTATCCGTCCGCAACCTCTGATGCATTCCGTTCCGACATGAAGAAGGCCGAGGCGGACTCGATTGCGTTTGAGGCCAAGTGGAAAGGCAAGCTTGCCACCGCTGCGACGAAAGCCGGCGACGAAGGCATCGGTGCTGCCGTGAAAGAATTCGAAGCGCTGGAAGACATCATGGGGCGCATCGCGTCCTTTGCCGGCCTGACCTATTTCTCCGACACCTCCAAGCCGGAAAACGGCAAGCTCTACGGCGACGTGCAGTCGAAGCTGACCGATATGTCGGCGCATCTCCTGTTCTTCTCGCTCGAACTCAACCGCATCGACGATGCGGTGATCGACGCAGCGCTTACCAACGACAGCCTGGCGGCGCACTACAAGCCCTGGCTACTCGACCTGCGCAAGGACAAGCCCTACCAGCTTGATGACAAGCTCGAGCAGCTGTTCCTCGAGAAATCGATGACCGGGCCAGCCGCCTTCAACCGCCTGTTCGACGAGACCATGACGTCGCTGACCTTCACCGTCGACGGCGAGACGATGCCGCTCGAAATGGCCCTGAACCTGCTGCAGGATCCCTCGACCGAGGTGCGCAAGAAGGCGGCGATGGCGCTTGCCGAAACCTTCAGGGCCAATATCCGCACCTTCACGCTGATCACCAATACGCTCGCCAAGGACAAGGAAATCTCGGATCGCTGGCGCGGTTTCGAGGATATCGCCGACAGCCGGCACCTCGCCAACCGCGTCGAGCGCGAGGTCGTCGATGCGCTCGCGGAAGCGGTGAAGTCAGCTTATCCGCGCCTTTCGCACCGCTACTATGCCATGAAGGCGAAGTGGCTCGGCATGGAACAGATGGAGTTCTGGGATCGCAACGCGCCGCTGCCGGAAACGCCGAATGCGCTGATCTCCTGGAACCAGGCGAAGGATACGGTGCTTTCGGCCTACCATGCCTTCGCCCCAGAGATGGCCGCAATTGCCCGCCGCTTCTTCGATGACCGCTGGATCGATGCGCCGGTGCGCCCCGGCAAGGCCCCCGGCGCCTTCGCCCACCCGACCGTTCCCTCCGCGCACCCCTACGTGCTCGTCAATTATATGGGCAAGCCGCGCGACGTAATGACGCTTGCCCACGAACTCGGTCACGGCGTGCACCAGGTGCTCGCCGGCGAGCAGGGCGCGCTGATGGCCTCGACGCCGCTGACCCTCGCCGAGACGGCATCGGTGTTCGGCGAAATGCTGACCTTCCGTGCGCTTCTCGACCAGACCAAGGACAAGCGCGAGCGCAAGGCCATGCTCGCCCAGAAGGTCGAGGACATGATCAATACGGTCGTGCGCCAGATCGCCTTCTACGAATTCGAGCGCAAGCTGCACATGGCCCGCAAGGAAGGCGAACTGACCGCCGAGGATATCGGCAATCTGTGGCTTTCGGTGCAGGCGGAAAGCCTCGGGCCGGCGATCCGGATTTCCGAGGGCTACGAGACCTACTGGGCCTATATCCCGCACTTCATCCACTCGCCGTTCTATGTCTATGCCTATGCTTTCGGCGATTGCCTGGTGAACTCGCTCTATGCCGTCTACCAGAACGCCGAAAAGGGCTTCCAGGCAAAGTATTTCGAGCTGCTGAAAGCCGGCGGCACCAAGCACCATTCGGAATTGCTCGCTCCCTTCGGCCTCGATGCCACCGATCCGTCGTTCTGGGCACAGGGTCTGTCGATGATCGAGGGGCTGATCGACGAACTCGAGGCGCTTGATAAGGCGTGA
- a CDS encoding aminodeoxychorismate synthase component I translates to MNENAPFVLFRDDSENRTTVFTDPERVVTARTKAEFRRGLAELERAHAAGKWIAGFMAYEAGHIFEEKLSPFAEEGGRETPLMSFGIFDAPSDDHPLGEPQRRMENEPFLAEPRAAWDFPTYRERFDRLHQHLRQGDCYQANLTMPIRARWTGDPRAAFWSLIERQPVKYGALVVLDGPILVSRSPELFFRVDADRWIETHPMKGTAKRGASAEEDAEIIAAMRTDEKTQAENRMIVDLLRNDISRITEVGTLDVPKLFDIETYPTVHQMVSHVRAKLRPDVGITDIFAALFPCGSITGAPKMRAMEILHDLEDGPRDAYCGAIGFIAPNGIMRFSVAIRTISLFANGEAVFNVGGGIVFDSGAQSEYDECLLKARFAIGDAEIAR, encoded by the coding sequence ATGAACGAAAACGCACCTTTTGTGCTTTTCCGGGACGACAGCGAAAATCGGACCACGGTTTTCACTGATCCGGAGCGCGTCGTCACGGCGCGGACCAAAGCCGAATTCCGCCGCGGCCTCGCCGAGCTTGAGCGTGCACATGCGGCCGGCAAATGGATTGCCGGCTTCATGGCATATGAGGCGGGCCATATCTTCGAAGAGAAGCTGAGCCCCTTTGCCGAGGAGGGGGGGCGCGAAACGCCGCTGATGTCCTTCGGCATCTTCGACGCACCGAGCGACGACCATCCGCTTGGCGAGCCGCAACGTCGGATGGAGAACGAGCCTTTCCTTGCCGAGCCGCGTGCCGCCTGGGATTTTCCCACCTATCGCGAGCGGTTCGACCGCCTGCATCAGCATCTGCGCCAGGGCGATTGTTATCAGGCGAACCTGACGATGCCGATCCGCGCCCGCTGGACGGGCGATCCGCGCGCCGCCTTCTGGTCACTGATCGAACGGCAACCGGTAAAATACGGCGCGCTCGTCGTGCTGGATGGTCCGATCCTCGTCTCGCGCTCGCCCGAGCTCTTCTTCCGGGTCGACGCTGACCGATGGATTGAGACGCATCCGATGAAGGGCACCGCAAAGCGCGGCGCGTCGGCTGAGGAGGACGCCGAGATCATTGCTGCCATGCGCACTGACGAGAAGACCCAGGCCGAAAACCGCATGATCGTCGACCTCTTGCGCAACGACATCTCGCGCATCACCGAGGTCGGAACGCTCGACGTCCCGAAACTGTTCGACATCGAGACCTATCCGACCGTTCACCAGATGGTCAGCCATGTCAGGGCCAAGCTGCGGCCGGATGTCGGCATCACCGATATTTTCGCCGCACTCTTTCCCTGCGGCTCGATCACCGGCGCGCCGAAGATGCGGGCGATGGAAATCCTGCACGATCTCGAAGACGGTCCGCGCGACGCCTATTGCGGCGCAATCGGCTTTATCGCGCCGAACGGCATCATGCGCTTCAGCGTGGCGATCCGCACCATCTCGCTGTTTGCCAATGGCGAGGCCGTCTTCAATGTCGGCGGCGGCATCGTCTTTGATTCCGGCGCCCAGTCCGAATATGACGAATGCCTGCTCAAGGCGCGGTTTGCCATCGGCGATGCCGAGATCGCCCGATGA
- a CDS encoding aminotransferase class IV family protein: MTDFSLIETLRYEPDVEFVRLRLHLARLKRSARRLGFAGAERAQAELQAAVQGATGPLRVRLTLDRNGTVAVTTATFTPLAEDTVWRVRFAQTRLSSEDKLVRVKTTRRDIYETARAEYPATEVDEVLLLNEKGEVCEGTITSIFLDDGSGTLKTPPIACGLLAGVLRTELICQRRARVARLSLDDLAKAELYVGNSLRGLIRAKLWV; encoded by the coding sequence ATGACGGATTTTTCCCTGATCGAGACCCTGCGCTACGAACCCGATGTTGAATTCGTTCGCTTGAGGTTACATCTCGCCCGGTTGAAACGATCGGCACGAAGATTGGGATTTGCCGGCGCCGAGCGGGCGCAGGCGGAGCTGCAAGCCGCCGTCCAGGGTGCAACAGGCCCGCTACGGGTCCGCCTGACGCTTGACCGCAACGGCACCGTCGCCGTGACCACGGCAACTTTCACGCCCCTTGCAGAAGACACTGTCTGGCGCGTGCGTTTTGCTCAAACGCGGCTCTCTTCCGAAGACAAGCTGGTGCGGGTGAAGACCACCCGGCGCGACATCTACGAGACGGCACGCGCTGAATACCCGGCAACCGAGGTCGACGAAGTTCTTCTCCTCAACGAAAAGGGCGAGGTCTGCGAGGGAACGATCACCTCAATCTTCCTCGACGATGGCAGCGGCACGCTGAAAACGCCGCCGATCGCCTGCGGGCTTCTGGCCGGCGTGCTCCGGACGGAACTCATCTGCCAGCGACGGGCGCGCGTCGCCCGCCTGTCGCTCGACGATCTGGCAAAAGCCGAGCTCTATGTCGGGAATTCGCTACGGGGCCTGATCCGGGCGAAGCTCTGGGTCTGA